Proteins encoded in a region of the Planococcus citri chromosome 1, ihPlaCitr1.1, whole genome shotgun sequence genome:
- the LOC135841817 gene encoding uncharacterized protein LOC135841817 has protein sequence MPMFANTNGVLIKVFALLHWSFAYSKLVVAPSLAAYSATTEPYRTTLPMDFNTTSVTVAAAIDSDDTAAAAAGSGEDEYPYRDSRYLHSTTNNHNDMYRWHGITQPQQLQQHQHQQRLQQQLQQQQQQQQTAYNDYAYSSDYAMTSPAAVESPSSHGIYPYFTTTTTTQKPVLRHLKFRPRITKLQVKQVRRGPTSFKDMFTDSDSFEEPDTDFVPLVTLYGSQISRWSTMPTHHVGQYTYGSTQPGKTYPSSFGSTSTGASAATSFGHSGLSFSAGSGSALEDLHESASHHHVPIFSGHHHMHHTPHTPKFDMKKIGILALVKIGLAKLKAFGILKLIFLLLLKLKLFLLAMFIKFVLFLKLLKVLKSLLVPLIVLAALIPLLLALLALPILLAGLAPALYSLITMLPIIPIFNIRPPKARVQLNKDQETDSSDTISTVFDQLLSSTQCVEKIACQLATKKEATLFFPFVNWYLHKVGDWLQNDKISTYVDVYTKTVKEYKGKHSDEDGEQWCSTKYFCEKNDDDTSKELKHTPDRRAFSKILDPPQNYTG, from the exons ATGCCAATGTTTGCGAATACAAATGGTGTATTGATCAAAGTATTCGCCTTATTGCACTGGTCCTTCGCATACAGTAAACTAGTCGTGGCACCGTCGCTGGCAGCTTATTCTGCAACAACCGAACCGTACCGTACGACGTTGCCGATGGATTTCAACACGACTAGCGTCACCGTCGCCGCCGCCATCGACTCCGACGATACCGCAGCAGCAGCGGCAGGATCAGGCGAAGACGAATATCCGTACCGAGATAGCCGTTATCTGCACAGTACCACTAATAATCACAACGATATGTACAGATGGCACGGTATTACTCAACCTCAACAGTTACAGCAACACCAACACCAACAGCGACTGCAACAACAACtccaacaacagcagcagcagcagcaaacAGCCTACAACGACTACGCTTATTCGTCGGATTACGCGATGACATCTCCGGCAGCGGTCGAGTCGCCGTCCAGCCATGGAATATATCCGTActtcacgacgacgacgacgacgcaaaAACCAGTGCTGaggcatttgaaatttcgacCGCGAATCACCAAACTGCAAGTGAAACAAGTACGCCGAGGACCGACCAGCTTCAAGGATATGTTCACGGACAGCGACAGTTTCGAAGAACCGGATACGGATTTCGTACCGTTGGTTACGTTGTACGGGTCGCAGATCAGCAGATGGTCGACGATGCCGACACATCACGTTGGTCAGTACACTTACGGTAGCACGCAGCCGGGCAAGACTTATCCGTCGTCGTTCGGTTCCACTTCAACAGGCGCCAGCGCCGCGACGTCGTTCGGCCATAGCGGGCTTAGCTTCAGCGCCGGATCTGGTTCCGCTTTGGAAGATCTGCACGAGTCGGCGTCTCATCATCATGTGCCAATATTTTCCGGCCATCATCATATGCATCATACGCCCCACACGCCCAAAttcgatatgaaaaaaatcggtaTTCTGGCTCTAGTGAAAATCGGCCTAGCTAAGCTCAAAGCGTTCGGTATCCTCAAACTTATATTTCTGCTGTTACTGAAACTTAAACTATTTTTATTAGCGATGTTTATAAAAttcgtgttatttttaaaattactcaaagtACTCAAATCGTTGCTAGTTCCGCTCATCGTGCTAGCTGCCTTGATACCGTTGTTATTGGCGTTGCTGGCGTTGCCTATACTGCTGGCCGGTCTGGCACCGGCGCTGTACTCGTTGATAACTATGCTGCCTATTATACCGATTTTCAATATTAGACCGCCGAAAGCGCGAGTACAATTGAATAAAGATCAAGAAACCGATTCCAGCGATACTATTTCGACGGTTTTCGATCAACTGCTCAGCTCTACTCAatgcgttgaaaaaattgcttgcCAATTAGCAACGAAAAAAGAAGCAACTTTGTTCTTTCCTTTCGTAAACTG gtacTTACACAAAGTAGGCGACTGGTTACAAAATGACAAGATATCCACGTACGTCGACGTATACACGAAAACAGTCAAAGAATACAAAGGTAAACACTCCGACGAAGACGGTGAACAGTGGTGTTCGACGAAATACTTCTGCGAAAAAAATGACGACGATACGTCGAAAGAATTGAAACACACGCCCGACAGAAGAGCATTTTCCAAGATTTTAGATCCACCGCAAAATTACACAGGATAA